A single genomic interval of Nonomuraea rubra harbors:
- a CDS encoding SDR family oxidoreductase, with amino-acid sequence MRILVTGATGTLGGALVPALLKAGHEVRALSRTKRDDRGNVEWVWGDLISGNGVREAVDGVEAIAHLATSGRRGRGAVDVPGTRTLMILAHAAGVPHVLFTSMVGADRAAYGHLWHKLEAELLVQESGLGWTILRATPFHQWLHRRLRDYASLPVLPVDRSLPWQPVHTGEVATRAAALLSAGPAHREIEYGGPQVLNTEELVRTWLRASGLRRACLPVRYPGRLYAAQRAGDLTTDAAPKGEITWHDYLMPPPPVLSDDFASEHTASPTSPATQPEQDPDLHVYGGDEGYERPTRS; translated from the coding sequence ATGCGCATTCTGGTCACAGGAGCCACCGGCACGCTGGGCGGGGCACTGGTGCCCGCGCTGCTCAAGGCGGGTCACGAGGTGCGGGCGCTGAGCCGTACCAAGCGGGACGACCGCGGCAACGTGGAGTGGGTGTGGGGCGACCTCATCTCCGGCAACGGCGTCAGGGAGGCCGTGGACGGCGTGGAGGCGATCGCCCACCTGGCCACCAGCGGCCGCAGGGGGCGCGGCGCGGTGGACGTGCCCGGCACCAGGACGCTGATGATCCTCGCGCATGCGGCCGGGGTGCCGCACGTGCTGTTCACCTCGATGGTCGGCGCCGACCGCGCCGCCTACGGCCACCTGTGGCACAAGCTGGAGGCCGAGCTGCTGGTCCAGGAGAGCGGGCTGGGCTGGACGATCCTCCGCGCCACCCCGTTCCACCAGTGGCTGCACCGCCGGCTGCGCGACTACGCGTCGCTGCCCGTGCTGCCCGTGGACCGGTCGCTGCCCTGGCAGCCGGTGCACACGGGCGAGGTGGCCACGCGCGCCGCCGCCCTGCTCAGCGCGGGGCCCGCGCACCGGGAGATCGAGTACGGCGGCCCCCAGGTCCTGAACACCGAGGAACTGGTCAGGACCTGGCTGCGCGCCTCGGGGCTGCGCCGGGCCTGCCTGCCCGTACGCTATCCGGGCCGCCTGTACGCGGCGCAGCGCGCGGGCGACCTCACCACCGACGCGGCACCCAAGGGCGAGATCACCTGGCACGACTACCTCATGCCGCCGCCCCCGGTCCTGTCGGACGACTTCGCCTCCGAGCACACCGCCTCCCCCACCAGCCCGGCCACCCAGCCGGAGCAGGACCCTGACCTGCACGTATACGGGGGCGATGAGGGGTACGAACGCCCGACACGAAGCTAG
- a CDS encoding DUF4132 domain-containing protein produces MDAQDDHVWLRRYRPRASDLIGERVLVTLAGPGTDDPAGAVRDVLGEEDPLAARLLGGLAPRLGCPQVRPLLLHWATAVESRPGLRWMWEAKELLTEEAVEVIPDVLRELAAHRETAIRRSRAYGETVFLRKSTATTLRGVVWTCELIDEPWVVPLLGDVAVTTGTGVGGSGAHARSELLANAAIGVLARHGGLDVVAQLARVQAKARKKTILTAVNRTLAEVGERAGLSPEQLLERSVPTFGLGPDGTRTEQGLCLSVNGRITFEGRRTIPKSVDRELLAGFRATAKQLRKVLAAERFRVERALATERGWQWRDVCAYYLDHPVTGASARNLIWKVLDGPAGLPVRMDGEWELADPAGRRVRPSPGTPVVLWHPIAHSAEEVRAWRDHLVANDLRQPFKQAFREVYLLTPAEERTRDHSRRFARHLLRYGQAKALLSERGWTGLSLGHWGWLYGSGVSEATKELPGGLTAHWDFHLDEDSIDRDGGGTVSICVSGDLHFTAEGRRVPLAEVPPLTLSEALRDADLAVGVTSTGLDPEGHGEYWESYGFGELSETAEMRRDVLARLLPRLAIAGRCTLSGRFLRVEGDLRAYRIHLGSGNILMEPNDAYLCIVPGGGGDQVFLPFEEDGGMLSVILSKAFLLAADTAITDPSITRQLR; encoded by the coding sequence ATGGACGCTCAGGATGACCACGTCTGGTTACGCCGCTACCGGCCGCGGGCGTCGGACCTCATCGGCGAACGGGTGCTGGTGACGCTGGCCGGGCCGGGGACGGACGACCCGGCCGGAGCGGTCCGCGACGTGCTGGGGGAGGAGGATCCGCTCGCCGCCCGGCTGCTCGGCGGGTTGGCGCCCCGGCTCGGGTGCCCGCAGGTGCGGCCGCTGCTGCTGCACTGGGCCACCGCCGTCGAGTCCAGGCCCGGCCTGCGATGGATGTGGGAGGCCAAGGAGCTGCTGACAGAGGAGGCCGTCGAGGTGATCCCCGACGTGTTGCGGGAGCTCGCCGCCCATCGCGAGACGGCGATCCGGCGTTCGCGCGCGTACGGCGAGACCGTCTTCCTGCGGAAGAGCACCGCCACGACGCTGCGCGGCGTGGTGTGGACCTGCGAGCTGATCGACGAGCCGTGGGTGGTTCCGCTGCTCGGCGACGTGGCCGTGACGACGGGCACGGGCGTCGGCGGCTCGGGCGCGCACGCGCGCAGCGAGCTGCTGGCCAACGCCGCGATCGGCGTGCTGGCCAGGCACGGCGGCCTGGACGTGGTCGCGCAGCTCGCCCGCGTGCAGGCCAAGGCGCGCAAGAAGACAATCCTCACGGCGGTGAACCGCACGCTGGCCGAGGTCGGCGAGCGGGCGGGGCTCTCCCCCGAGCAGCTGCTGGAGCGCAGCGTGCCCACGTTCGGGCTCGGCCCCGACGGCACCCGTACCGAGCAGGGGCTGTGCCTGTCGGTGAACGGGCGGATCACCTTCGAGGGCCGCAGGACGATCCCGAAGAGCGTCGACCGGGAGCTGCTCGCCGGGTTCAGGGCCACCGCCAAGCAGCTGAGGAAGGTCCTGGCCGCCGAACGGTTCCGGGTCGAGCGGGCGCTGGCCACCGAGCGGGGCTGGCAGTGGCGGGACGTGTGCGCGTACTACCTGGACCACCCGGTCACCGGCGCGTCCGCCCGCAACCTGATCTGGAAGGTCCTTGACGGCCCCGCCGGGCTGCCGGTGCGGATGGACGGGGAGTGGGAGCTGGCCGATCCGGCGGGCCGGCGCGTCCGGCCCTCCCCCGGCACGCCCGTCGTGCTCTGGCACCCCATCGCGCACAGCGCGGAGGAGGTGCGCGCCTGGCGTGACCACCTCGTCGCGAACGACCTGCGCCAGCCGTTCAAGCAGGCCTTCCGCGAGGTCTACCTGCTCACCCCGGCCGAGGAGCGGACGCGCGACCACTCCCGCCGCTTCGCCCGCCACCTGCTGCGCTACGGCCAGGCCAAGGCGCTGCTGTCCGAGCGCGGCTGGACCGGCCTGTCGCTGGGCCACTGGGGCTGGCTGTACGGCTCCGGCGTGAGCGAGGCCACCAAGGAGCTGCCCGGCGGCCTGACCGCGCACTGGGACTTCCACCTCGACGAGGACTCCATCGACCGCGACGGCGGCGGCACCGTCTCGATCTGCGTCAGCGGCGATCTGCACTTCACGGCGGAGGGCCGCCGCGTCCCCCTGGCCGAGGTGCCTCCGCTGACGCTGTCGGAGGCGCTGCGCGACGCCGACCTGGCCGTCGGCGTCACCTCCACCGGGCTGGACCCGGAGGGGCACGGCGAGTACTGGGAGTCGTACGGGTTCGGCGAGCTCAGCGAGACGGCCGAGATGCGCCGCGACGTGCTGGCCCGGCTGCTGCCCCGCCTGGCCATCGCCGGCCGGTGCACGCTGTCCGGCCGGTTCCTGCGCGTCGAGGGCGATCTGCGCGCGTACAGGATCCACCTGGGCTCAGGCAACATCCTCATGGAGCCCAACGACGCCTACCTGTGCATCGTCCCCGGTGGTGGCGGCGACCAGGTGTTCCTGCCGTTCGAGGAGGACGGCGGCATGCTGTCGGTCATCCTGTCGAAGGCGTTCCTGCTGGCCGCCGACACCGCGATCACGGACCCGTCGATCACCCGCCAGCTTCGCTGA
- the ligD gene encoding non-homologous end-joining DNA ligase, with product MPDIEVAGREVRITSPDKVVFPQSGRTKLDLVRFYQAVGEAALRGVHGRPMVLKRFVHGIEQEAFFQKRAPAKRPDWIEVAELKYRSGLSAEEVVCTDLAQLLWVVNLGCVDLNPHPVRSDDLSRPDELRIDLDPVPGVEWADVLRTAQVAREVLADHGLVAWPKTSGSRGFHVYARIERRWPFAKVRKAAETVAREVERCAPDLATSRWWKEERHGVFVDFNQNAYDRTVASAYSVRAVQDARVSTPLTWDEVPGCRPEAFTIDTVPQRLAERGDPWEDMDLHPGSLDGLLELAEELGPAPKPPKGSGRRQQTMPVIEIARAEHKDEAMAGFERWKARHPEVAARLEPADVLVDGMRGRSSVWYRIRVNLQHVPEAERPPQEPLEVDYDPWGRDTGSAS from the coding sequence ATGCCTGACATCGAGGTCGCCGGGCGCGAGGTCCGGATCACCAGCCCCGACAAGGTGGTCTTCCCGCAGTCCGGCCGCACCAAGCTCGACCTGGTCCGGTTCTACCAGGCCGTGGGGGAGGCTGCGCTGCGCGGCGTGCACGGGCGGCCGATGGTGCTCAAGCGGTTCGTGCACGGCATCGAGCAGGAGGCGTTCTTCCAGAAGCGGGCCCCGGCCAAGCGGCCCGACTGGATCGAGGTGGCCGAGCTGAAGTACCGCTCGGGGCTGAGCGCCGAGGAGGTGGTCTGCACCGACCTGGCGCAGCTCCTGTGGGTGGTCAACCTCGGCTGCGTCGACCTCAACCCGCACCCGGTGCGCTCCGACGACCTGTCCAGGCCCGACGAGCTGCGCATCGACCTCGATCCCGTGCCGGGCGTCGAGTGGGCCGACGTGCTGCGCACGGCGCAGGTGGCCAGGGAGGTGCTGGCGGACCACGGGCTCGTGGCCTGGCCCAAGACGTCCGGTTCGCGGGGGTTCCACGTCTACGCCCGGATCGAGCGGCGCTGGCCGTTCGCGAAGGTGCGCAAGGCGGCCGAGACGGTGGCGCGCGAGGTGGAGCGGTGCGCGCCCGACCTGGCGACCAGCCGGTGGTGGAAGGAGGAGCGGCACGGCGTGTTCGTCGACTTCAACCAGAACGCCTACGACCGCACGGTCGCCTCCGCCTACTCCGTCCGCGCCGTCCAGGACGCCCGCGTGTCCACCCCGCTGACCTGGGACGAGGTGCCGGGCTGCCGGCCCGAGGCGTTCACCATCGACACCGTGCCGCAGCGGCTGGCCGAGCGCGGCGACCCGTGGGAGGACATGGACCTGCACCCCGGCTCCCTCGACGGGCTGCTGGAGCTGGCCGAGGAGCTGGGCCCGGCCCCCAAACCGCCGAAGGGCAGCGGGCGCAGGCAGCAGACGATGCCGGTGATCGAGATCGCCAGGGCGGAGCACAAGGACGAGGCGATGGCGGGGTTCGAGCGGTGGAAGGCCCGCCACCCCGAGGTCGCCGCCCGGTTGGAGCCCGCCGACGTGCTGGTGGACGGCATGCGGGGGCGCAGCAGCGTGTGGTACCGCATCCGCGTCAACCTCCAGCACGTCCCGGAGGCCGAGCGGCCGCCGCAGGAGCCGCTGGAGGTCGACTACGACCCGTGGGGGCGCGACACGGGCTCAGCCTCCTGA
- a CDS encoding IclR family transcriptional regulator: protein MSGGAREPGRSVTSKVLAILGAFDAARPQLTLTELAARSGVPLSTAHRLVGELEEWQALSRSPDGRLRVGPRLWELGQLAPNRLRELAHPWLQELFGSTGENVHLAVRDGLEVLYVDKVYGRRAVPIVSRIGGRLPMHPTGVGKALLAYEPDWFVQSYLARKLERPTPHTITEPGRLARELAAVRAQGYALTYEEMTPGSCSAAAPVLVDGRPVAALGIVLSSRRARELPRLVEPLRAAATGIAAAYGS from the coding sequence ATGTCAGGGGGAGCGCGCGAGCCGGGGCGGTCGGTGACGTCCAAGGTGCTGGCCATCCTCGGGGCGTTCGACGCGGCGCGCCCGCAGCTCACGCTGACCGAGCTGGCCGCGCGCAGCGGGGTGCCGCTGAGCACGGCGCACCGGCTGGTCGGCGAGCTGGAGGAGTGGCAGGCGCTCAGCCGCTCGCCTGACGGGCGGCTGCGGGTCGGGCCCCGGCTGTGGGAGCTGGGGCAGCTCGCGCCGAACCGGCTGCGGGAGCTGGCGCATCCGTGGTTGCAGGAGCTGTTCGGCTCCACGGGCGAGAACGTGCACCTGGCCGTCAGGGACGGCCTCGAGGTCCTGTACGTGGACAAGGTGTACGGCAGGCGGGCCGTGCCCATCGTGTCCAGGATCGGCGGCCGGCTGCCGATGCACCCCACAGGGGTCGGCAAGGCGCTGCTGGCGTACGAGCCGGACTGGTTCGTCCAGTCCTACCTGGCACGCAAGCTCGAACGCCCCACCCCGCACACGATCACCGAGCCGGGGCGGCTGGCCAGGGAGCTGGCGGCGGTGCGGGCGCAGGGGTACGCGCTCACCTACGAGGAGATGACGCCCGGCTCCTGCTCGGCGGCCGCTCCGGTCCTGGTGGACGGGCGGCCGGTGGCGGCGCTCGGCATCGTGCTCTCCTCGCGCCGCGCCCGCGAGCTGCCCCGCCTCGTGGAGCCGCTGCGCGCCGCCGCCACCGGCATCGCGGCCGCGTACGGCAGCTGA
- the pobA gene encoding 4-hydroxybenzoate 3-monooxygenase, with protein sequence MRTQVGIIGAGPAGLLLSHLLHLRGISSVVLEKRSRDYVERRVRAGVLEQGTVDTLVEAGVGERMLREGLPHHGIELRYGGAGHRIPFEKLVPGRSITVYGQQEVVKDLIAARLAAGGDVRFEVEDVELHSLESQPYLTFGGERLDCDVIAGCDGFHGVSRPAIPEGVLSVFERDYPFAWLGILARVAPSSEELIYTRTERGFALHSMRSPTVSRFYLQVPADARLEDWPDERIWAELRTRLETVPGFTLATGEIMERGITPMRGFVAEPMQYGRLYLAGDAAHIVPPTGAKGLNLAVADVRVLTEALVAYFGSGSAELLDGYSEACLKRVWRAQHFSWWMTTLLHTFEDDDPYARKLQLSYLDYVTSSEAAATTLAENYVGLPFDR encoded by the coding sequence ATGCGAACTCAGGTCGGGATCATCGGGGCGGGCCCCGCTGGTCTGCTTCTGTCACACCTGCTCCACCTGCGCGGCATCTCCTCCGTGGTGCTGGAGAAGCGCAGCCGCGACTACGTCGAGCGCCGCGTACGCGCCGGCGTGCTGGAGCAGGGCACGGTGGACACGCTGGTGGAGGCCGGCGTCGGCGAGCGGATGCTGCGCGAGGGGCTGCCCCACCACGGCATCGAGCTCAGGTACGGCGGCGCGGGGCACCGCATCCCGTTCGAGAAGCTCGTGCCGGGCCGGTCCATCACCGTGTACGGGCAGCAGGAAGTGGTCAAGGACCTGATCGCGGCCAGGCTGGCCGCGGGCGGGGACGTACGGTTCGAGGTCGAGGACGTGGAGCTGCACTCGCTGGAGTCGCAGCCGTACCTCACGTTCGGCGGCGAACGGCTCGACTGCGACGTCATCGCGGGCTGCGACGGCTTCCACGGGGTGTCCCGGCCGGCCATCCCCGAGGGCGTGCTGAGCGTCTTCGAGCGGGATTATCCCTTCGCCTGGCTCGGCATCCTGGCGCGCGTGGCGCCCTCGTCGGAGGAGCTGATCTACACCAGGACGGAACGCGGCTTCGCCCTGCACAGCATGCGCTCGCCCACCGTCAGCCGCTTCTACCTCCAGGTCCCCGCCGACGCCCGGCTGGAGGACTGGCCGGACGAGCGGATCTGGGCGGAGCTGCGGACCCGGCTGGAGACCGTGCCCGGTTTCACGCTGGCCACCGGTGAGATCATGGAGCGGGGCATCACGCCGATGCGCGGGTTCGTGGCCGAGCCCATGCAGTACGGGCGGCTCTACCTGGCGGGGGACGCCGCCCACATCGTCCCGCCCACCGGGGCCAAGGGGCTCAACCTGGCCGTGGCCGACGTGCGGGTGCTGACGGAGGCGCTGGTGGCGTACTTCGGGAGCGGTTCGGCCGAGCTGCTGGACGGGTACTCGGAGGCGTGCCTGAAGCGGGTGTGGCGGGCGCAGCACTTCTCGTGGTGGATGACGACGCTGCTGCACACGTTCGAGGACGACGATCCGTACGCGCGGAAGCTGCAGCTGTCCTACCTCGACTACGTGACCTCGTCGGAGGCGGCGGCCACGACGCTGGCGGAGAACTACGTGGGCCTGCCGTTCGACCGCTGA
- a CDS encoding DUF6401 family natural product biosynthesis protein — MVFEEGWAASPLRWLMHALGDAQLARMDGDPGLLAAVDQHAAVLRDAIPLDRETLGDYLLGFLDELRHRDWAFTGEPDAPSLRLTAVCWLTRELDLLEDGHPA, encoded by the coding sequence GTGGTCTTCGAGGAGGGATGGGCGGCTTCGCCCCTGCGCTGGCTCATGCACGCCCTGGGCGACGCCCAGCTCGCCAGGATGGACGGTGATCCGGGGCTGCTGGCCGCGGTCGACCAGCACGCGGCGGTGCTGCGTGACGCCATCCCGCTCGACCGGGAGACGCTCGGCGACTACCTGCTGGGCTTCCTCGACGAGCTGCGGCACCGCGACTGGGCCTTCACCGGCGAGCCGGACGCGCCGTCGCTGCGGCTGACGGCGGTGTGCTGGCTGACCCGCGAGCTCGACCTGCTGGAAGACGGCCACCCAGCCTGA
- a CDS encoding crotonase/enoyl-CoA hydratase family protein, with translation MTVRVERQGPVTTVVISRPEARNAVDRKTADALTEAFRDFECSDAAVAVLWGEGGTFCAGADLKSLDNHVGEEGDGPMGPTRLRLSKPVIAAVSGHAVAGGLELALWCDLRVMEEDAVFGVFCRRWGVPLIDGGTVRLPRLIGTSRALDMILTGRPVGAPEAYAWGLANRLVPAGTARRHAEALAGELARFPQECLRGDRMSVLEQDGLEEVEAMRNELRHGLVSLPDASDGAARFAAGAGRHGSFHDR, from the coding sequence ATGACCGTACGCGTGGAGCGCCAGGGCCCGGTCACCACCGTGGTGATCAGCAGGCCCGAGGCGCGCAACGCCGTCGACCGCAAGACCGCCGACGCGCTGACCGAGGCGTTCCGTGACTTCGAGTGCTCCGACGCCGCCGTGGCGGTGTTGTGGGGCGAGGGCGGCACGTTCTGCGCAGGCGCCGACCTCAAGTCGCTCGACAACCACGTCGGCGAGGAGGGCGACGGGCCGATGGGGCCGACGCGGCTGCGCCTGAGCAAGCCGGTCATCGCCGCCGTCTCCGGGCACGCCGTGGCCGGCGGGCTGGAGCTGGCACTCTGGTGCGACCTGCGGGTGATGGAGGAGGACGCGGTGTTCGGGGTGTTCTGCCGGAGGTGGGGCGTGCCGCTCATCGACGGCGGCACCGTACGGCTGCCGCGGCTCATCGGCACGTCGCGGGCGCTGGACATGATCCTCACGGGCCGGCCCGTCGGGGCGCCCGAGGCGTACGCGTGGGGGCTGGCCAACCGGCTCGTGCCCGCAGGCACCGCCAGGCGGCACGCGGAGGCGCTGGCGGGGGAGCTGGCGCGGTTCCCGCAGGAGTGCCTGCGCGGCGACCGGATGTCGGTGCTGGAGCAGGACGGCCTGGAGGAGGTCGAGGCGATGCGGAACGAGCTGCGCCACGGCCTGGTGTCGCTGCCGGACGCGTCGGACGGCGCGGCCCGCTTCGCCGCGGGCGCCGGCCGCCACGGCTCCTTCCACGACCGCTGA
- a CDS encoding thiamine pyrophosphate-dependent enzyme — translation MARIASESLIERLVAWGVDTVFGLPGDGINGIMEGLRRHRDRVRFVLVHHEEAAAFMATGYAKATGRIGVCLATSGPGGIHLLNGLYDAKLDHVPVLAITGMQETSVLGTGYQQEVHLDKLFADVAEYNMMVTNPAQLPSLVDLAVRTAYARRGVSHLTLPNDIQVAEAGADPYKSVAPVRAPQTAPVYLQSPGLPRQEDVEWAAEVLNRAERPAMLVGQGALHAREEVLAVAEALGAPVVKTLPGKAVVPDDSPYTTGGLGLLGTRPSEELMDEADVLFMVGTNFPYSKFLPEVRDTRVVQFEADPTRAGARIATDVPVVCDAKEGLRALLPLLARRDGNGHLAKYQKMMAKWRSDMEALENPDRHPIAPQYVMSIIDELAAEDAIMTCDSGTIATWAARHWTIRGGREFYLSGTLATMAPGLPYAIAMQHAFPGRQVIAYVGDGGFSMLMAEFLTAVQHRLPIKVVINNNNSLGQILWEQMVLGYPEHGVRYAQPEADFSAWARSCGGFGAKVTKSEDVAHAIGQALSHDGPALVDVDVNPNEPPMPGKVSYDQAKSFAQAFLKGQPHKAAIATTLFKDRIQKLSD, via the coding sequence ATGGCTCGAATCGCATCCGAATCTCTGATCGAACGGCTCGTGGCATGGGGCGTCGACACCGTCTTCGGCCTGCCGGGCGACGGCATCAACGGCATCATGGAAGGGCTGCGGCGCCACCGCGACCGGGTGCGCTTCGTCCTGGTCCACCATGAGGAGGCGGCCGCGTTCATGGCCACCGGCTACGCCAAGGCCACCGGCCGCATCGGCGTGTGCCTGGCCACCTCCGGCCCCGGCGGCATCCACCTGCTGAACGGCCTGTACGACGCCAAGCTCGACCACGTGCCCGTGCTGGCCATCACCGGCATGCAGGAGACGTCCGTGCTGGGCACCGGCTACCAGCAGGAGGTCCACCTGGACAAGCTCTTCGCCGACGTGGCCGAGTACAACATGATGGTCACCAACCCGGCCCAGCTCCCCTCGCTGGTGGACCTGGCCGTCCGTACGGCCTACGCGCGGCGCGGGGTCTCCCACCTCACCCTGCCCAACGACATCCAGGTGGCCGAGGCGGGGGCGGACCCGTACAAGAGCGTCGCCCCGGTGCGGGCGCCCCAGACGGCGCCCGTCTACCTGCAGTCGCCCGGCCTCCCCAGGCAGGAGGACGTGGAGTGGGCGGCCGAGGTGCTCAACCGGGCCGAGCGGCCCGCCATGCTCGTCGGGCAGGGCGCGCTGCACGCCAGGGAAGAGGTGCTGGCCGTGGCCGAGGCGCTCGGGGCGCCGGTGGTCAAGACGCTGCCGGGCAAGGCGGTCGTCCCGGACGACTCGCCGTACACGACGGGCGGGCTCGGCCTGCTCGGCACCCGGCCGAGCGAGGAGCTGATGGACGAGGCGGACGTGCTCTTCATGGTGGGCACGAACTTCCCCTACTCCAAGTTCCTGCCGGAGGTGCGCGACACGCGGGTGGTGCAGTTCGAGGCGGACCCGACGCGGGCGGGGGCGCGGATCGCGACGGACGTGCCGGTGGTGTGCGACGCCAAGGAGGGCCTGCGCGCGCTGCTGCCGCTGCTGGCCCGCCGGGACGGCAACGGCCATCTGGCGAAGTACCAGAAGATGATGGCCAAGTGGCGCTCCGACATGGAGGCCCTGGAGAACCCCGACCGCCACCCCATCGCCCCGCAGTACGTCATGTCCATCATCGACGAGCTCGCCGCCGAGGACGCCATCATGACGTGCGACAGCGGCACCATCGCCACCTGGGCGGCCCGCCACTGGACGATCCGCGGCGGGCGCGAGTTCTACCTGTCGGGCACGCTGGCCACGATGGCCCCCGGCCTGCCGTACGCCATCGCCATGCAGCACGCCTTCCCCGGCCGCCAGGTCATCGCCTACGTCGGGGACGGCGGCTTCTCGATGCTGATGGCCGAGTTCCTCACCGCGGTGCAGCACCGGCTGCCGATCAAGGTGGTCATCAACAACAACAACTCGCTCGGGCAGATCCTGTGGGAGCAGATGGTGCTCGGCTACCCGGAGCACGGCGTCCGGTACGCCCAGCCCGAGGCCGACTTCTCGGCCTGGGCACGGTCGTGCGGCGGGTTCGGGGCCAAGGTGACCAAGTCGGAGGACGTGGCGCACGCGATCGGGCAGGCGCTCTCCCACGACGGGCCCGCGCTGGTGGACGTGGACGTCAACCCGAACGAGCCGCCCATGCCCGGCAAGGTCTCCTACGACCAGGCCAAGAGCTTCGCCCAGGCCTTCCTCAAGGGCCAGCCGCACAAGGCCGCCATCGCGACCACGCTCTTCAAGGACCGCATCCAGAAGCTGAGCGACTGA
- a CDS encoding NAD(P)/FAD-dependent oxidoreductase, protein MRGIPLSEDFANGGVSYWYRQIGLPRRRPALPGPREYDVAIVGGGYTGLWTAYYLKQADPGLRIAILEKEFAGFGASGRNGGWLSAEFAGSRKRHAKARGRQAMIDLQRAMFRSVDEVIEVTRAEGIDADVHKGGLIHVATNPAQRRRLRAGVADLRAWGYGEDDVRLLGRDEQRERVQVAGALEASYSPHCARIQPAKLAVGLAAVVERLGVDLFEDTTVTEIRPREQGRASAVTTRGVVSAEYVIRATEGFTAGLAGQHRQWLPMNSSMIITEPLPADVWKHIGWQGNELLEDEAHAYVYAQRTADDRIAIGGRGVPYRFGSRTDRRGATQAQTVALLWRMLVKLFPAAADVRVQHAWCGVLAVPRDWCSTVHLDHASGLGWAGGYVGSGVTTTNLAGRTLRDLVLRRETELTGLPWVGRQVRQWEPEPLRWAGVQLIYALFRAADRHENERGATTSAYARLANLISGR, encoded by the coding sequence ATGAGAGGTATTCCGCTGTCCGAGGACTTCGCCAACGGCGGGGTCTCCTACTGGTACCGGCAGATCGGCCTGCCCCGGCGGCGGCCGGCGCTGCCGGGGCCCCGCGAGTACGACGTCGCCATCGTCGGCGGCGGCTACACCGGGCTGTGGACCGCGTACTACCTCAAGCAGGCCGACCCCGGGCTGCGGATCGCCATCCTGGAGAAGGAGTTCGCCGGGTTCGGCGCGTCGGGGCGCAACGGCGGGTGGCTCTCCGCCGAGTTCGCCGGGTCGCGCAAGCGGCACGCCAAGGCACGCGGCCGGCAGGCCATGATCGACCTGCAGCGGGCCATGTTCCGGTCCGTGGACGAGGTCATCGAGGTGACCCGCGCCGAGGGCATCGACGCCGACGTGCACAAGGGCGGGCTCATCCACGTCGCCACCAACCCGGCCCAGCGCCGCCGCCTGCGCGCCGGGGTCGCCGACCTGCGGGCCTGGGGGTACGGCGAGGACGACGTACGGCTGCTCGGCCGCGACGAGCAGCGCGAGCGCGTGCAGGTGGCGGGGGCGCTGGAGGCGTCGTACTCGCCCCACTGCGCCCGCATCCAGCCCGCCAAGCTGGCCGTCGGGCTGGCCGCCGTGGTGGAACGGCTGGGCGTTGACCTCTTCGAGGACACCACGGTGACCGAGATCCGGCCCAGGGAGCAGGGCAGGGCGTCGGCGGTCACCACGCGCGGCGTCGTCTCGGCCGAGTACGTCATCCGCGCCACCGAGGGCTTCACCGCCGGCCTGGCCGGCCAGCACCGGCAGTGGCTGCCGATGAACAGCTCCATGATCATCACAGAGCCGCTGCCCGCCGACGTGTGGAAGCACATCGGCTGGCAGGGCAACGAGCTGCTGGAGGACGAGGCCCACGCCTACGTCTACGCCCAGCGCACGGCCGACGACCGGATCGCGATCGGCGGGCGCGGCGTGCCGTACCGCTTCGGCTCCCGCACCGACCGGCGCGGCGCCACCCAGGCACAGACGGTCGCGCTGCTGTGGCGCATGCTCGTCAAGCTCTTCCCCGCCGCCGCCGACGTCCGCGTCCAGCACGCGTGGTGCGGGGTGCTGGCGGTGCCGCGCGACTGGTGCTCGACCGTGCACCTCGACCACGCCAGCGGCCTCGGCTGGGCCGGCGGCTACGTCGGCAGCGGCGTCACCACCACCAACCTGGCCGGCCGCACCCTGCGCGACCTGGTGCTGCGGCGCGAGACGGAACTGACGGGGCTGCCGTGGGTGGGGCGGCAGGTCCGGCAGTGGGAGCCGGAGCCGCTGCGGTGGGCGGGGGTGCAGCTCATCTACGCGCTGTTCCGCGCCGCCGACCGCCACGAGAACGAACGCGGCGCCACGACGTCGGCGTACGCGCGCCTGGCGAACCTGATCTCGGGACGCTGA